In a single window of the Nicotiana tomentosiformis chromosome 10, ASM39032v3, whole genome shotgun sequence genome:
- the LOC104102995 gene encoding phosphatidylinositol 4-kinase gamma 7-like encodes MSPNLDSPVQTQMAVALFKSPLGGGEYHGNSRMEGKSTGRRRVFVQTDTGCVLGMELDRSDNAHTVKRRLQIALNVPTEESSLTFGDVVLKNDLSSVRNDSPLLLTRNFMHRSSSTPCLSPTGRDVQQRDQSGPIEILGNSCVFAKTKLLVKEIVKAIKNGVEPLPVHSGLGGGYFFRNSRGESVAIVKPTDEEPFAPNNPKGFVGKALGQPGLKRSVRVGETGFREVAAYLLDYDHFANVPATALVKITHSIFNVNDGVNGDKPHSKKKLVSKIASFQQFIPHDFDASDHGTSSFPVAAVHRIGILDIRIFNTDRHAGNLLVRKLDGVGRFGQVELIPIDHGLCLPETLEDPYFEWIHWPQASIPFSEDELEYIEKLDPVRESEMLRSELPMIREACLRVLVLSTIFLKEAAAYGLCLAEIGEMMSREFRRGEEEPSELEVVCLEARRMIAEREILSPKAEVDEEFQFDIDYEDAGYDFGPNMASENFMTRNPFQFPFGGGNGRTQLFKLDESIEEEESEEEETSFNYVPAPTKNVSESKLSMSLKNISLSDKKQKHPNFSGTRPENGDLARASSGHRSANEQLPVSSSFLKLADMNEEEWRLFLEKFQELLYPAFDKRKSVTVGQRQIQRLGTSCQF; translated from the coding sequence ATGTCTCCTAACTTGGACAGTCCTGTTCAGACCCAGATGGCTGTGGCACTATTCAAGAGTCCTCTTGGTGGTGGAGAGTACCATGGAAACAGTAGGATGGAAGGGAAATCTACTGGGAGGAGACGTGTTTTTGTGCAAACCGACACTGGTTGTGTACTGGGGATGGAGTTGGACCGTAGTGACAATGCTCATACTGTGAAGAGGAGGTTGCAGATTGCCCTCAATGTTCCAACTGAGGAGAGTTCTTTGACATTTGGTGATGTGGTGTTGAAGAACGACCTTAGTTCTGTTCGGAATGATTCTCCTCTACTGCTGACGAGGAATTTTATGCATAGAAGTTCATCGACTCCGTGTCTTTCACCTACTGGGAGGGATGTCCAACAGAGAGATCAGAGTGGCCCTATTGAAATACTGGGGAACTCTTGTGTCTTTGCCAAGACGAAACTACTTGTCAAGGAGATTGTGAAGGCTATCAAGAATGGAGTTGAGCCACTTCCCGTCCATAGTGGACTTGGAGGGGGGTACTTCTTTAGAAACAGCAGAGGGGAGAGTGTTGCTATTGTCAAGCCAACAGATGAAGAACCATTTGCCCCAAACAATCCTAAAGGTTTTGTTGGCAAAGCTCTTGGACAGCCAGGCTTAAAGCGTTCAGTTCGAGTTGGAGAAACAGGGTTTAGGGAGGTTGCTGCATATCTTCTAGACTATGATCATTTTGCTAATGTGCCGGCCACTGCATTGGTGAAAATCACTCATTCCATTTTTAATGTCAATGATGGTGTTAATGGAGACAAGCCTCATAGCAAGAAGAAACTTGTCAGCAAGATTGCATCTTTTCAACAATTCATCCCTCATGATTTTGATGCCAGCGACCATGGAACCTCAAGCTTCCCCGTTGCTGCTGTTCATCGGATTGGGATATTAGACATCAGGATTTTTAACACAGATAGGCATGCAGGGAATCTTTTAGTTAGGAAGCTTGATGGTGTTGGGAGGTTTGGTCAAGTAGAGTTAATTCCCATTGATCATGGCCTCTGTCTACCAGAAACGTTGGAAGACCCATATTTTGAGTGGATTCATTGGCCTCAGGCATCTATTCCTTTTTCAGAGGATGAACTTGAGTACATAGAGAAACTTGATCCTGTTCGTGAATCTGAGATGCTGAGAAGTGAGCTCCCTATGATTCGCGAAGCTTGCCTTCGTGTCTTGGTCctgtccaccattttcctcaaggAAGCTGCTGCTTATGGGCTCTGCCTTGCAGAGATTGGTGAGATGATGAGCAGGGAGTTCCGTCGTGGGGAGGAGGAACCCAGCGAGCTTGAAGTAGTTTGTTTGGAGGCGAGAAGGATGATTGCTGAGAGAGAGATTTTATCTCCAAAGGCTGAAGTTGATGAGGAGTTCCAGTTTGACATAGATTACGAGGATGCAGGGTATGATTTTGGTCCAAATATGGCCTCTGAAAACTTCATGACCAGGAACCCGTTTCAGTTTCCATTTGGAGGAGGAAATGGCCGCACTCAACTCTTTAAGCTAGACGAAAGCATTGAGGAAGAAGAGAGTGAAGAGGAGGAAACAAGCTTTAACTATGTTCCTGCCCCCACAAAGAATGTGTCCGAGTCAAAGCTATCAATGTCCCTCAAGAATATTAGTTTAAGTGACAAGAAGCAGAAGCATCCTAATTTTTCAGGAACAAGACCAGAAAATGGCGATCTAGCTAGAGCATCATCCGGCCACAGGAGCGCGAATGAGCAGCTCCCTGTGAGTTCCAGCTTTTTGAAGCTAGCAGATATGAATGAGGAAGAATGGCGACTGTTTCTAGAGAAGTTCCAAGAACTGCTGTACCCAGCTTTTGACAAGCGCAAATCAGTCACCGTTGGTCAGAGGCAGATACAAAGGCTTGGGACTTCTTGCCAGTTTTGA